GATGGGCCGCGAAAGGACCACCACGGATTGAATCTACAACAAAGCCGGAGGCTGTTAGCTAAAAGGAATTACGAAGGAGGTCACGAAAAAGAGGCTGCTCACGATACCAACAAGGAGGTGCAGAGCCGAGTCAAAAGGAacctgttacaaatccctcaatcCACGGAGGATATCTCGAGAAGTCGTTATTAGCAGCCTGACGTAACctaaggctatttaaagaagaagaagatcgaagaagaagaacacgtTCATTCCTACCATCATAGACATAAACTCTCAAACatttcattatctttgtaatcatcagaAAAGCATCCTTTGTAACAACTCTTTTATCAAAgtcatcaatacaaatcaagttcattcatcaagttctaacgggattcagcccacgttatctttccctaatcttaacctgatctaaaatctaggaggtgagtttaatctcTCACAGTGCTCTCATAACAACATACCAATTAGAATTATCATCTTCCCTAGAGTAGAAAACATGTTTTGCTTGAGAGGACAGAATGAACGGATCTTTCAGATAAGCTGCCTGGTTCATATGAAGGTTAATGAGAGTGAAGCCATATTCTTCCTTCACACCATTCCCTGTGTTAGCCCAATTGCATCTGAACAGCGGTACTTTGAACATGTGATAGTCCATAAGTAAAATCTCCTTTATAACTCCATAATATGTAAGCATATCAGCAACTTTTCTCATATCTCGAGCACTTGATCTACACATGCTAAATGCTTCATAACTTACTCCACTGTTTTGAGTCTTCCGCTTAACCGCATCCGTATGAAACCGCTGGCCCTTAATAATAAACCCTTTATGTGCTAAAGCAGCATTTCTTGGTCCGAATGCAAACCGCCTCAACTCCTTAGAATGACTATTTGTTGAGTCTGACTGAATCTGCGAAGACAACATGTTCATCAATCCAACAATCCAACAATCTAACAACGTGTTCATCATCAAGCTAAGAGCTAAGCAGTATTGTCAAAATACATAAATCTCGACATGTTCATCAATCCAACAagatgtataaaatattatagaagaAAAGGAGTTGGAGTTGAAAACCTTTTTTAACCCATTCTGCAAACTGCTCAGTATGGTGTTTCCACAGCAGAGTTTCATTTCTAGCACATCGAGCATCATTAGCTTGTAATTCTTCTAAATGCATCCTGATTTGACATTAAAAAACAGGTTTGaacaacaaattataattaatagtagATGAAACAGAAAGGGTAACCTCTTACTCAACATAGGGATCCATAGATGCCATGTTCATTAGCACATAGCGATGAGCAATATCTCTATCTTTATCTGAAAGGGTGACCTCTACTCCCTTCTGCAGAGGTCGACCTTCAACCACGACTCTATCCGCCTCAATATCTTCATTACGATTAACTGGTTCTTGAACTTGTACTGAATCTTGAAGGAACTCTAAACAAAATGCAACACATTCTCCAGCTAAATACCCCTCAGCCATACATGCTTCTGGCCTTGCATAATTCTTAACAAAGGCCTTTAGTGTTTTCATGTACCTATAACTCAGTCAAGCAATATTAATATTAGTCAAACATCATTGCAAGAAATACATTAATCGAAGAAAATGAGTACATCAAACCTTTCAAATAGATACATCCAGCGGAAGTGAACTGGTCTTCCCAAGCGTGCCTCTTTTGAGAGATGTATTGGAAGGTGGAACATGATATCAAAAAGAGATGGAGGGAAGAAGCGCTCCAGTTGACACATTGTTTCCACAAACTCTGTCTCCATTAATATAAGTTTCTCTGGGTCAATGATGCGTTGGCACAACCTGTTAAAGTAGCTGCATAATCTGTTAATGGCAATCCTAGGACCACTATGCAACAACCCTCTTAATGCAGCTGGTAACAAGTTCTGTACTAGCACGTGATGATCATGCGATTTTAAACTACCTATATTAGGAGGGTTAACTGAAACACTATTCGCAATATTACCACAATAACCATCAGGAACTCTAAACTGAGATAACCTTTTGCAGAAAATGGTCTTCTCTTTCTTGGATAGCCAATACGATGCTGGAGGTAAGTATGTTTTCGAACCCCTAACCTCTGTGTGCAAGTGAGTTCTGATTCCAATATCTGCTAAGTCTTTTCTTGCTTTCAAACCATCTTTTGACTTCAAACTTTGCATCAAGATAGACAGTATAGCATCCGACACATTCTTTTCAACGTGCATAACGTCAATATTATGACAAACATGCATATCCTAAGACATTAAACAAGAAACTGTTAGGCATATTCATATACAAGAAGGAGAGAATATAGTTCCTGATTACTATGCTTTACCTTCCAGTAAGGTAGTTCAAAGAAAATTGATCTCTTCTTCCACCGCCATAGATCATTTGATTCTTCACAC
This genomic stretch from Raphanus sativus cultivar WK10039 chromosome 3, ASM80110v3, whole genome shotgun sequence harbors:
- the LOC108829946 gene encoding uncharacterized protein LOC108829946 yields the protein MDKTWVWLPRNSDEYSEGATNFVYSSARRLGNLSEMLCPCRDCRNLSHQLVDKILEHLVIRGMDKKYKSSCWSIHGEKKESKEDTGPGNEMEAYELFKTAFSMDEDGPNQTNESGVEPNDGDEAAEETEFRKKLRDAETPLYSDCIKHTKVSAIMGLYIFKDMLPEDNVLPKSMDAIKKFLKIFGFGYDNIHACILYRKEFEKLESCPRCKVSIWEKDKHNNEIKVRIPAKVLLYFPIKDRFRRMFRSKRMAEDLRWHYTNATEDDWMNPFSMQNTNHSTWPMLLVNYNTPPTMSMKAENIMLTLLIPGPTAPGNNIDVYLAPLIDDPKDLWAEGIEVYDSFAKENFTLRALLLWSISDYPALGTLSGCKVKGKQACNVCGKDTPSRWLKFSRKFVYMGNRKRLSPGHHYRYKKAWFDNTVEEGNVSRIQTGAEIYETFQDFRNDFGRPLDKEKKRRRPELEDDEMVQEEECEESNDLWRWKKRSIFFELPYWKDMHVCHNIDVMHVEKNVSDAILSILMQSLKSKDGLKARKDLADIGIRTHLHTEVRGSKTYLPPASYWLSKKEKTIFCKRLSQFRVPDGYCGNIANSVSVNPPNIGSLKSHDHHVLVQNLLPAALRGLLHSGPRIAINRLCSYFNRLCQRIIDPEKLILMETEFVETMCQLERFFPPSLFDIMFHLPIHLSKEARLGRPVHFRWMYLFERYMKTLKAFVKNYARPEACMAEGYLAGECVAFCLEFLQDSVQVQEPVNRNEDIEADRVVVEGRPLQKGVEVTLSDKDRDIAHRYVLMNMASMDPYVEMHLEELQANDARCARNETLLWKHHTEQFAEWIQSDSTNSHSKELRRFAFGPRNAALAHKGFIIKGQRFHTDAVKRKTQNSGVSYEAFSMCRSSARDMRKVADMLTYYGVIKEILLMDYHMFKVPLFRCNWANTGNGVKEEYGFTLINLHMNQAAYLKDPFILSSQAKHVFYSREDDNSNWYVVMRAL